One genomic segment of Pseudomonadota bacterium includes these proteins:
- a CDS encoding D-tagatose-bisphosphate aldolase, class II, non-catalytic subunit produces MKGLLDILAQHKRGENVGIYSLCTAHPWVIEAAMHEAKNTGTPLLIEATCNQVNQYGGYTGMKPADFREFVYAIAARVGLPRDRVWLGGDHVGPNVWQKEPADTAMKRADELVAQYVAAGFRKIHLDCSMACAGDPVPLPEELIAARAARLALVAERVWQEAGGEAPVYVIGTEVPVPGGAAEELQQLTVTSPEAATLTIETHRRAFAAAGLESAWPRVIALVVQPGVEFDLHKVVDYQPDKARELKASVERDPQFVFEAHSTDYQTPENLAALVRDHFAILKVGPGATFALRETLWAFAAIERELPGLENPARLPEVALRVMREDPKQWRGHYHHAANESLDLAYSLSDRIRYYWPHPEVTQACGKLLDNLRSRPLPLTLVSQYLPRQYAAIRAHELDTSVEALLRDGVAHSIRPYLRACGA; encoded by the coding sequence ATGAAGGGCCTCCTCGATATTCTGGCGCAGCACAAGCGCGGCGAAAACGTGGGCATCTACTCGTTGTGCACGGCGCATCCGTGGGTCATCGAGGCCGCCATGCACGAGGCCAAGAACACTGGCACGCCGCTGCTGATCGAAGCCACCTGCAACCAGGTGAACCAGTACGGCGGCTACACCGGCATGAAGCCCGCTGACTTTCGCGAGTTCGTGTATGCGATCGCCGCGCGCGTCGGCCTGCCGCGCGACCGGGTGTGGCTCGGCGGCGATCACGTCGGCCCGAATGTATGGCAGAAGGAACCGGCGGACACCGCGATGAAGCGCGCCGACGAACTGGTGGCCCAGTACGTCGCCGCGGGTTTCCGCAAGATCCACCTCGATTGCTCAATGGCCTGCGCCGGCGATCCGGTGCCCTTGCCCGAGGAGTTGATCGCCGCGCGCGCGGCCCGCCTGGCGCTGGTCGCCGAGCGCGTCTGGCAGGAGGCCGGCGGTGAGGCGCCTGTCTACGTGATCGGCACCGAGGTGCCGGTTCCGGGCGGCGCCGCCGAGGAATTGCAGCAGTTGACGGTTACTTCGCCAGAAGCGGCAACCCTGACTATCGAAACGCATCGCCGGGCGTTCGCCGCCGCGGGGCTCGAATCCGCCTGGCCGCGCGTCATCGCGCTGGTGGTACAGCCCGGCGTCGAGTTCGATCTGCACAAGGTGGTCGACTACCAGCCGGACAAGGCACGCGAGCTCAAGGCGAGCGTCGAGCGCGACCCGCAGTTCGTGTTCGAGGCGCACTCCACCGACTACCAGACGCCGGAAAATCTCGCCGCGCTGGTGCGCGATCATTTCGCCATTCTCAAGGTGGGGCCGGGCGCGACGTTTGCGCTGCGCGAGACGCTCTGGGCGTTCGCCGCCATCGAGCGCGAGCTGCCCGGCCTCGAAAATCCCGCCAGACTTCCCGAGGTCGCGCTACGCGTGATGCGCGAGGATCCCAAGCAGTGGCGCGGCCATTATCATCATGCCGCGAACGAGTCGCTGGACTTGGCGTATAGCCTGAGCGACCGGATCCGGTACTACTGGCCGCACCCGGAAGTGACGCAGGCCTGCGGGAAGTTGCTGGACAATCTGAGGAGCCGTCCGTTGCCGTTGACACTGGTTAGTCAGTACCTGCCGCGCCAATATGCGGCGATTCGCGCGCACGAACTCGACACTTCGGTCGAAGCGCTGCTGCGCGACGGCGTGGCGCATTCGATTCGGCCCTACCTGCGAGCGTGTGGCGCATGA
- a CDS encoding DMT family transporter: MRNWLAHALITMLLWGVWGAFAGLPGEHGLPETLNYCVWALTMIAPALIVMKMSREALKRDGRSIALGLAIGVLGAGGQLLLFHAVRIGPPYLIFPIISLSPALTIALSFGLLGERTGKLGLLGIALALLSLPLFDYRTDGEPTGYGLWFLLALAILVAWGAQAYFIKLANATMDAASIFFYMTLSGLLFIPVALAMTDFSQPINTHVDGWGLAAVIQMLNAVGALTLVFAFRYGKAIIVSPMVNAGAPLLTACISLGLAGLMPGPLKLAGIALALGAALLLALQPEEQKPESQKIEPMR; this comes from the coding sequence ATGCGCAACTGGTTGGCTCACGCGTTGATCACCATGCTGTTGTGGGGCGTGTGGGGCGCATTCGCGGGCTTGCCCGGCGAACACGGCCTGCCCGAAACGCTCAACTACTGCGTCTGGGCGCTCACGATGATTGCGCCCGCGCTGATCGTGATGAAAATGAGCCGCGAGGCGCTCAAGCGCGACGGGCGCTCGATCGCGCTCGGTCTCGCGATCGGCGTGCTCGGCGCGGGCGGGCAGCTGCTGCTGTTCCACGCGGTGCGCATCGGGCCGCCGTATTTGATCTTCCCGATCATCTCGTTGTCACCGGCGCTGACGATTGCGTTGTCCTTTGGGTTGTTAGGGGAGCGCACCGGCAAGCTAGGGCTGCTGGGGATCGCGCTGGCGCTGCTGTCGCTGCCGCTGTTCGACTACCGCACCGACGGCGAGCCCACCGGCTACGGCCTGTGGTTCCTGCTCGCGCTCGCCATCCTCGTCGCGTGGGGCGCGCAGGCGTATTTCATCAAGCTCGCCAATGCGACCATGGATGCCGCCAGCATCTTCTTCTACATGACGCTGAGCGGGTTGTTGTTCATTCCCGTCGCGCTGGCGATGACGGACTTCTCGCAGCCCATCAATACACACGTGGACGGCTGGGGACTCGCGGCGGTCATTCAAATGCTGAACGCCGTCGGCGCGCTGACGCTGGTGTTCGCCTTCCGTTACGGCAAGGCCATCATCGTCTCGCCGATGGTGAATGCGGGTGCGCCGTTGCTGACGGCGTGTATTTCCCTCGGGCTCGCGGGCTTGATGCCGGGCCCGCTGAAACTCGCGGGCATCGCGCTGGCGCTCGGCGCTGCGTTGCTGCTGGCGCTGCAGCCCGAGGAACAAAAGCCCGAATCGCAGAAGATAGAGCCGATGCGATGA
- a CDS encoding TonB-dependent receptor gives MNKKNATLALMLLCSATVHAADEETLDEVVVVGTRAALVESRDLKKSAGIVQDSIVAEDLGRFPDANVADSLSHITGITISRTRGGEGQYVSIRGLGPEYSIVTLNGRILATDGDGREFAFDVLPSEVINGADVYKSADAAHLEGSIGGTINLSSAKPLDQAGMHMRFSADADYNDMSEKNGYKASGVFSSTFAGDTFGVLLTATYQDVTDRSDAVQEFSINPDSPGSFDADGDGEISADESDLLGLCCTSFGARVQNKKRTGVTGVLQWKPSETFSISFDALFTRLDAPTVGYHESFYLEDSILDEETGLHRWSDVSIDDHWVTGMTVAELVPEISTITEYRVVDTTQFGWNAEWKATDKLAFDFDAYRSRSVRDSGGKDTWVVSGIGGNHTARVDMNDNALPDISVTLEDGRDLATALAAGELGNDDYGLHYIGLSGTDVEDTVTGFTLGGSFAVDAGVFKSVSFGAARTERTKVRNTVENDTNGGSCQYCNLYTTTFGSLGADVVRSVSLPNFMHGAGGHFPRTFIRFDVPAYLQALHALDGQPILDENGDPTGDVYDADNTAPELNPVQSYDVEEDTDALFVKADLKADNWYLSAGVRWISTDTTARTAINDIVYVDDPTPEVPTSSPDVTYSEAEPLTQNGSYSKLLPSFNAGYWFTETLVLRGAAARVMARPSLNQLAPTRTDNTLDRTFSVFYDGNADLEPVFADQADLSLEWYFDEKSVLNAAVFWKNIEGFITYELQENQDIGVIGSVGGAPDAPILYDVSRPINGDKAKVTGFELGGQHFFPSGFGLRASYTYTDTKAYIDGVHVGQLEGVSKSAYSAALMYEQGPWDAQVAVDYSGEYTEVTDAVGGLSQIGAPITWVTASVQYQINDVFGVSLEGRNLSDAHYRSNLGRPDILAGFESWGRTVIASVSLKF, from the coding sequence ATGAACAAGAAGAACGCCACTCTCGCCCTGATGCTGCTGTGCAGTGCGACGGTGCACGCTGCCGATGAAGAAACGCTCGACGAAGTCGTGGTCGTCGGCACGCGCGCGGCGCTGGTCGAGTCGCGCGATCTCAAGAAGTCCGCCGGCATCGTGCAGGACTCGATCGTCGCCGAGGACCTGGGCCGCTTCCCCGACGCCAACGTCGCGGATTCGCTGTCGCATATCACGGGTATCACCATCTCGCGCACGCGCGGCGGCGAGGGGCAGTACGTCAGCATCCGCGGCCTCGGTCCCGAATACAGCATCGTGACGCTGAACGGCCGCATCCTCGCCACCGATGGCGATGGCCGCGAATTCGCGTTCGACGTGTTGCCGTCCGAGGTGATCAACGGCGCCGACGTCTACAAATCTGCGGACGCCGCGCATCTGGAAGGCAGCATCGGCGGCACGATCAATCTGAGCTCGGCCAAGCCGCTCGACCAGGCCGGCATGCATATGCGTTTCTCGGCCGACGCCGACTACAACGACATGTCGGAAAAAAACGGCTACAAGGCCAGCGGCGTGTTCAGCAGCACTTTTGCCGGCGACACCTTCGGAGTGCTGCTGACGGCGACCTACCAGGACGTCACGGATCGCTCGGATGCCGTGCAGGAATTCTCCATCAACCCGGATTCGCCAGGCTCGTTCGATGCGGACGGCGACGGCGAGATCTCGGCCGACGAGAGCGACTTGTTAGGCCTGTGCTGCACCAGCTTCGGCGCGCGCGTGCAGAACAAGAAACGCACCGGCGTCACGGGTGTTCTGCAGTGGAAGCCGAGCGAGACCTTCAGCATCAGCTTCGATGCGCTGTTCACGCGGCTCGATGCGCCGACCGTGGGTTATCACGAGTCCTTCTATCTAGAAGATTCCATCCTCGACGAGGAAACCGGCCTGCACCGCTGGAGCGACGTCAGCATCGACGATCACTGGGTGACCGGCATGACCGTCGCCGAGCTGGTGCCGGAGATCTCCACGATCACCGAGTACCGCGTCGTCGACACCACGCAGTTCGGCTGGAACGCCGAGTGGAAGGCCACCGACAAACTGGCGTTCGACTTCGACGCCTATCGTTCGCGCTCCGTGCGCGACTCCGGTGGCAAAGACACCTGGGTCGTGTCGGGCATCGGCGGAAACCATACGGCGCGCGTCGACATGAACGACAACGCGCTGCCGGATATCTCCGTGACGCTCGAAGACGGCCGCGATCTCGCGACCGCGCTGGCCGCCGGCGAGCTCGGCAACGACGACTATGGCCTGCACTACATAGGGCTCTCGGGCACGGACGTCGAGGACACCGTCACCGGCTTCACGCTCGGCGGCTCGTTCGCCGTCGACGCGGGAGTGTTCAAGTCCGTGTCGTTCGGCGCCGCGCGCACCGAACGCACCAAGGTGCGCAACACCGTCGAGAACGACACCAACGGCGGCTCGTGCCAGTACTGCAACCTGTACACGACGACCTTCGGCAGCCTCGGCGCCGACGTCGTGCGCAGCGTGTCGCTGCCGAATTTCATGCACGGCGCGGGCGGGCACTTCCCGCGCACCTTCATCCGCTTCGACGTGCCAGCCTATCTACAGGCGCTGCACGCACTCGACGGCCAGCCCATCCTCGATGAAAACGGCGATCCGACCGGCGACGTCTACGACGCCGACAACACGGCGCCGGAGCTCAATCCCGTGCAGTCGTACGACGTCGAGGAAGACACCGATGCGTTGTTCGTCAAGGCCGACCTCAAGGCGGACAACTGGTACCTGAGCGCGGGTGTGCGCTGGATCTCGACCGACACCACGGCGCGCACCGCCATCAACGACATCGTGTACGTCGACGATCCGACGCCCGAGGTCCCGACCTCGAGCCCCGATGTCACGTACAGCGAGGCCGAGCCGCTCACGCAGAATGGCAGTTACAGCAAGCTGCTGCCGTCGTTCAACGCCGGCTACTGGTTCACCGAAACGCTGGTGCTGCGCGGCGCGGCCGCACGCGTCATGGCGCGTCCGTCGCTGAACCAGCTCGCGCCGACGCGCACCGACAACACGCTCGATCGCACGTTCTCCGTGTTCTACGACGGCAACGCCGATCTCGAACCGGTGTTCGCCGATCAGGCGGATCTGTCGCTCGAGTGGTACTTCGACGAAAAGTCGGTGCTGAACGCGGCGGTGTTCTGGAAGAACATCGAAGGATTCATCACTTATGAATTGCAGGAGAACCAGGACATCGGCGTCATCGGCAGCGTCGGTGGCGCGCCGGACGCGCCCATCCTCTACGACGTCAGCCGGCCCATCAACGGCGACAAGGCCAAGGTCACGGGCTTCGAGCTGGGTGGTCAGCACTTCTTCCCGAGCGGTTTCGGCCTGCGCGCCAGCTACACGTATACCGACACCAAGGCGTACATCGATGGCGTACACGTCGGGCAGCTCGAAGGCGTGTCGAAGTCGGCATACTCCGCGGCACTCATGTACGAGCAGGGACCGTGGGATGCGCAGGTCGCGGTCGACTACAGCGGCGAATACACCGAGGTCACCGACGCGGTCGGTGGCCTGTCGCAGATCGGGGCGCCGATCACCTGGGTCACGGCCTCGGTGCAGTACCAGATCAACGACGTGTTCGGAGTTTCGCTCGAAGGGCGCAACCTGAGCGACGCGCACTACCGGTCCAATCTCGGCCGCCCGGATATCCTCGCGGGCTTCGAGTCCTGGGGGCGGACGGTGATCGCCAGCGTCAGCCTGAAGTTTTAG
- a CDS encoding DeoR/GlpR family DNA-binding transcription regulator — MKQLVGLEERRRKIRGLLEERSQVTVVELAEQFSVSAVTIRADLVALDEIGALVRVHGGALPRRESDELPIDIKQNMRRAEKLRIAAAAVAHIHEGETILLDSGTTTAEIAKLIRGLKFESLNVITNALNIAVMLASAPFINLVIPGGVLRRRSWSLSGPPAENAMRELQADTLFLGVDSLDPEVGLMTPHVLEAQLNAQMIRIARKVIAVTDSSKLLRRNLSVISPVDTVDLLITDKAADTRAIETIRGRGVEVQLV; from the coding sequence ATGAAACAGCTGGTTGGGCTCGAGGAACGGCGCCGGAAGATCCGTGGGCTTCTCGAGGAACGCTCGCAGGTCACGGTCGTCGAGCTGGCGGAGCAGTTCTCCGTGTCGGCGGTGACCATCCGCGCGGACCTGGTCGCGCTCGACGAGATCGGCGCGCTGGTGCGCGTGCACGGCGGCGCGCTGCCGCGGCGCGAATCCGACGAGCTGCCGATCGACATCAAGCAGAACATGCGGCGCGCGGAGAAATTGCGGATCGCCGCGGCGGCGGTCGCGCATATTCACGAAGGCGAAACGATCCTGCTGGATTCGGGCACCACCACCGCGGAGATTGCCAAGCTGATCCGCGGGCTCAAGTTCGAATCGCTGAACGTCATCACCAACGCGCTCAACATCGCCGTGATGCTGGCGAGCGCGCCGTTCATCAACCTGGTCATTCCGGGCGGCGTGTTGCGGCGGCGCTCGTGGTCGCTGTCCGGGCCGCCGGCCGAGAACGCGATGCGGGAACTGCAGGCCGACACCTTGTTCCTCGGAGTAGATAGCCTGGATCCGGAGGTGGGCCTCATGACGCCGCACGTGCTCGAGGCGCAGCTCAACGCACAGATGATCCGCATCGCGCGCAAGGTGATCGCGGTGACGGATTCGTCGAAGCTGTTGCGGCGCAATCTGTCGGTGATCTCGCCCGTGGATACGGTCGATCTGCTGATCACGGACAAGGCGGCCGATACGCGCGCGATCGAGACGATCCGCGGACGGGGCGTCGAGGTGCAGCTCGTCTAG